The Phaenicophaeus curvirostris isolate KB17595 chromosome 23, BPBGC_Pcur_1.0, whole genome shotgun sequence genome includes the window TAGGGGACACACACAAGGGTTGGAAGGCACACAGGGGTTAGGAAGGGGGACATACAGAGGAGTTGAGGGGCacacagaggggctggggggtcacaTACAAGGGTTCGGAGGGGGTACAGACAGGGATTGAAGCGGGGCACACACAGGGTGTTGGGGGGATACACAAGGCTTAGGAGTGGGGCACACATAGAGGCTGGGGAGTCACgcacagaggggctgggagggcacACAGGGATGTTCCCCCCTCAAAGCCAGCCGGATTAAAGCCTGTGCTTCGAATATCACCCCTGCTTGCCGTGTAGAGCCCGGTGCCGGGTCCCAAACCCGAGATCCTGGGTGCGGGAGCCGGCAGGGAACGCGGGGCCAGGGCAGCGCCGGGCTTCGGTGTGGCTGCAGCACCACCCAGCGCCCGCCGAGCCGCACGGAGCCGGGACGGGGCGGGCAGGGCAGCGAGCATCCCCCGGGGCATCATCTTCCCCGGTCCTGCCTTGGTGGAGCATCCCCGGGGCATCACCTCCCCGGTCCTGCCTTGGTGGAGCATCCCTGGGATACCCTGGGCATCACCTTCCCGGTCCTGCCTTGTGGAGCATCCCGCGGGGCAACATCTCCCCTGTCCTTCCTTGGAGCATCCTCGGAGCATCCCTGGGCATCATCTCCCCGGTCCTGCCTCGATGGAGCATTCCCAGGATACCCTGGGCACCGCCTTCCTGGTCCTGCCTTGGTGGAGCATCCCCAGGGCATCATCTCCCCGGTCCTGCCTTGGAGCATCCCTGGAATACCCTGGGCATCATCTCCCCTGTCCTGCCTTCCCCCTGCAAGCACCGAAGCGCTTTCAGGACACTCGGCAAGGTGACCCACTCAGGGtgcaccccccagccccccatggGCAGGTCCCAGTTttatagaatcctagaatgtcccgagttggaagggacccacaagtatgactgagtccagctccctgcaacAACCCCAATGTTCACACCATGAGGCTGAGGGCATCGGCCAAATGCTTCTtgggaggtttagatgggatattcgggaaaaaaatctgtactgacagagcagtgaagccctggcagaggctgcccagggctgtggcGGAGCCtccatccccggaggggttcaaaaatCGTGTAGAtttggcacttcgggacatggtttagcagccgcaggctggtggttggactggaagggcttagaggtcttttccaaacttaatgaCCAGCCTTTCCCCTGCCCCGCAGCCCGGGCCACCCCTAGGGGCCCCCGCTATCCCCGGGGGTCCCCTCTCTACTCGGgggtccccgctgtccccggGGGTCCCCTCTCTACTCGGgggtccccgctgtccccggGGGTCCCCTCTCTGCTCGGGGGTCCCTGATGccctttggggtcccttctGTCCCTGGGGATCCTGCCTGTCCCTAAGGGTCCCCAGGGGTCCCGGGCTGTCTCTTGGGGTCCCCTCTTTTCTCAGGTGTCCCTACCGTCCTTGGGGGTCCCCACtatccctgtgggtccctgctATTCCCCGGGGGTCCCTGCCATCTCTGGGGGTCCCCGCTATTGCCGGGGATCCTGGACTGTCCCTAGGGGTCCCCTCTCTTCTCGGGGGTCCCTACCGTCCTTGGGGGTCCCCACTATCCCTGAGGGTCTCTGCTGTCCTCTGAGGGTCTTCTCTCTCCTCGGGGATCCCCTCTGTCCCCGGGGGTCCCTGCCACCCCTTGGGGTCCCCGCTATCCCCGAGGGTTCTGGGCTGTCCCTAGGGGTCCCCTCTCTTCTTGGGGGTCCCCGCCGTCCTAGGGggtcccctctgtccctggggATCTTGCCTGTCCCTAGGGGTCCCCGAGGGTCCCAGGCTGTCCCCGgggctcccctctcctctcaggGGTCCCTGCCGTCCTTGGgggtccccgctgtcccccgaGGGTCCTTTCTCTCCTCAGAGATCCCCTCTTTCCCCAGGGGTCCCTGGCATCCTTGGGGGTCCCCTCTCTCCTCGGGGgtccctgccttccctgggGGTCCTCGTTATCCCTGGgggtccctgctgtcccccGAGGGTCCTCTCTCTCCTCGGGGgtcccctctttccctgggGATCCTGCCTGTCCCTAAGGGTCCTCGGGGGTCCCTGCCATCCCTAGGGGTCCCCTCTCTCCTCGGGGGTCCCTGCTGTCCCTAGAGGTCCCCACTATCCCTGAGGGTCCCCTGCCATCCCCAGGGATCCCCTCTTTCCCTGGGGATCCTGCCTGTCCCTAAGGGTCCCGGGCTGTCCCTAGGGGTCCCCTCTGTCCCCGGGGATCCCTGCCATCCCTGGGGGTGCCCTCTGTCCCCGGGGGTCCCTGCCATCCCTGGGGGTCCCGTCTCTCCTAGGGGGTCCCTGCTGTCCCTAGGGGTCCCTGCCATTCCTGGGGGTCCCCTCTCTCCTCGGGGGTCCCTGCCATCCCTgggtcccccccctcccccggtGCCGCCCCCCGCTCACCTGCGGCCCCGGCGGGTCCCTGTTTCCCGCCCTcgctcctccccccccccccccccgctcggACCCTTCCCGCCCGCAGCCCGAGCCCGGCGGGACTCGCCCGAGGCGGCGGAGGGTGAGTGAGGGAGGGACCCCCGGggcaccccctttccccccctcctccgcGCCCCCCGCGGCCGGGTGCCCCTTTAACAGCCCGCCCGGCACCTCTGCCCGCTTAATTGGCAGAGGTTAATTAAGAGCCGGGGCTGCGGCTGCTTCCTCTCTCCCggctggctgcagggctggaaCCTGAGGCACCCGGGGCCGTgcggggcttggggacacccctggggctggggggacacccctggggctgggggggcatcCCAGGGGCTTTGGGGTGAGCCCTCCGAGGGTTCCGGGGCGGCTGCTGCGCCCCAGAGGGTTTTgcctcccctcctgcagccctgaTGCTCTCCAGCCTCGGGTGAAGCTGGGGCTGTGGGAGAGGGAAACTGGGGGTGCTGCTGTGAGACCCCCATCTCCGGGCACCGTGGGCTCGCAGGGTAACCCCTGAACCAGCTGGAGAGCGAGACCCTCGCTGCGGGCTCTGTCCTGGGAAGCTGGGACAGCCACGAGCGTGGGTGTCGTGGACTGGGGGCCACTGTGGGAGGTGAGTACCTGCCCTCGCtcttctcccccagccccgagtACCTGCCCTCGCTCTTCTACCCCAGCCCCGAGTACCTGCCCTCGCTCTTCTACCCCAGCCCGGAGTACCTGCCCTTGCtcttctcccccagccccgagtGCCTGCGCTCGCtcttctcccccagccccgagtGCCTGCGCTCGCtcttctcccccagccccgagtGCCTGCGCTCGCtcttctcccccagccccgagtGCCTGCGCTCGCtcttctcccccagccccgagtGCCTGCGCTCACtcttctcccccagccccgagtGCCTGCGCTCGCtcttctcccccagccccgagtGCCTGCGCTCACtcttctcccccagccccgagtGCCTGCGCTCACtcttctcccccagccccgagtACCTGCCCTCGCtcttctcccccagccccgcgtTTCTGTGCACTTCTAGGCTCAGAGATCCCTTCTGGCTCCCTCCCCCAGGTGTGGGATGCTCCTCGGTGGGTTTGTTGGGaccctctgcagagcagctgtgtCCTGAGAAAGCCAAAGGTTTAGGTAGCCCCATCTGCTCTTTGCTCTCCATTGTGGAAACAGAGTTGATTTGGCTCCTCTCCCCTGTCTCCTGGCAGAGGCACAAGGTTCCCTAGAAGATGGGTGACTGGGGTTTCCTGGAGAAACTGCTGGACCAAGTGCAGGAGCACTCAACTGTGATCGGGAAGATCTGGCTCACCGTGCTGTTCATCTTCCGCATCCTCATCCTGGGCCTGGCGGGGGAGTCCGTCTGGGGGGACGAGCAGTCGGATTTCGTGTGCAACACCAAGCAGCCGGGCTGCACCAACGTCTGCTACGACAAAGCCTTCCCCATCTCCCACATCCGCTACTGGGTGCTCCAGTTCCTCTTTGTCAGCACCCCAACCCTGATTTACCTCGGCCACGTTGTCTATCTCTCCCGGAGAGAGGAGAAGCTGAAGCAACAGGAGAGTGAGCTTCGGGCTATCCACAGCAAGGACCCGAAGATCGAGCAGGCCCTGGCGGCTGTGGAGAAGAAGATGTCCAAGATCTACGTGGCAGAGGACGGGCGGATCAAGATTCGCGGGGCGCTGATGTGGACGTACATCATCAGCGTGATCTGCAAGAGCATCTTTGAGGCAGGCTTCCTCGTTGGCCAGTGGTACCTGTACGGCTTCTCCATGGTGCCCCGCTACGTGTGCAGGAGGGACCCCTGCCCCCACCAGGTGGACTGCTTCATCTCC containing:
- the GJA4 gene encoding gap junction alpha-4 protein; protein product: MGDWGFLEKLLDQVQEHSTVIGKIWLTVLFIFRILILGLAGESVWGDEQSDFVCNTKQPGCTNVCYDKAFPISHIRYWVLQFLFVSTPTLIYLGHVVYLSRREEKLKQQESELRAIHSKDPKIEQALAAVEKKMSKIYVAEDGRIKIRGALMWTYIISVICKSIFEAGFLVGQWYLYGFSMVPRYVCRRDPCPHQVDCFISRPTEKSIFIIFMLVMGLISLILNLLELFHLCCKHMLRNIKKVSVPAGPSQDTFADDMVSAPYPPKHYPFLPMAESHMSPYQAFNKLSSEQNWANFHNEENLALGSDSQPLSDPYAPRAAEAPAPDEKLCSRPGSSASKKQYV